The following coding sequences are from one Comamonas koreensis window:
- a CDS encoding MATE family efflux transporter: MLTRLLAGRDMRVLAKHAGTVFVGQIAVMGFGVVDTIVAGRHAEASLAALSVGSAIFVTVYVSLMGLLQALMPIWSEMHGARRHGDIGASLRQSLYICLAATLLGWAVLFNPAPILRWTEVPQELQSLVKSYLAIIGWSLPAALLFRIFSTLSQSLGKPKMVTWLQAMSLLVKLPLSIWFTFGGLGLAPMGVLGCAWATFLVNFLLCGLGWWLLRSQSVYAPADIWRPLERPHWPTLAQFAQLGVPASLSILVEITSFTLMALYVARMGTASSAAHQIAANVTALMYMVPLSLAIATSARASYWRGAGDEARARQVVFLGLFAAMGLATTLALLVWLAKGWIVPIYTATPEVAAIALGLLGWVSLYHLADASQTVSIFVLRSYRITVMPLLVYCSLLWGVGLWGGFQLAYHGIAGRPAMDSPIAFWMCAAYALVLAAACFLVLLQRVTKNAVRQSA; encoded by the coding sequence ATGTTGACGCGCCTGCTGGCAGGCCGCGATATGCGGGTGCTGGCCAAACATGCGGGCACGGTGTTTGTCGGCCAGATCGCCGTGATGGGCTTTGGCGTGGTCGACACCATCGTTGCCGGCCGCCATGCCGAGGCGTCTTTGGCCGCGCTGTCGGTGGGCTCGGCCATCTTTGTGACGGTCTATGTCTCTTTGATGGGCCTTTTGCAGGCACTGATGCCGATCTGGTCGGAGATGCACGGCGCGCGCCGCCACGGCGACATTGGCGCATCGCTGCGCCAGTCTCTCTACATCTGCCTGGCCGCCACCTTGCTGGGCTGGGCCGTGCTGTTCAATCCCGCGCCCATCCTGCGCTGGACCGAGGTGCCGCAGGAGTTGCAGTCGCTGGTCAAAAGCTACCTGGCCATCATCGGCTGGAGCCTGCCTGCCGCGCTGCTGTTCCGCATTTTCAGCACCTTGAGCCAGTCGCTGGGCAAACCCAAGATGGTCACCTGGCTGCAGGCCATGTCCCTGCTCGTCAAGCTGCCGCTGTCCATCTGGTTCACCTTTGGCGGCCTGGGCCTGGCACCGATGGGCGTGCTGGGCTGCGCCTGGGCCACGTTCTTGGTCAATTTCCTGCTCTGCGGCCTGGGCTGGTGGCTGCTGCGCAGCCAGTCCGTCTATGCGCCTGCCGATATCTGGCGCCCACTGGAGCGCCCGCACTGGCCCACCTTGGCGCAGTTTGCGCAGCTGGGCGTGCCGGCCAGCCTGTCGATCCTGGTCGAGATCACCTCGTTCACGCTGATGGCGCTCTACGTGGCACGCATGGGCACGGCTTCGTCGGCCGCGCACCAGATTGCGGCCAATGTCACGGCGCTGATGTACATGGTGCCGCTGTCACTCGCCATTGCGACCAGCGCGCGCGCCAGCTATTGGCGGGGTGCGGGCGATGAGGCGCGGGCGCGCCAGGTGGTGTTTCTGGGCCTGTTTGCCGCGATGGGCTTGGCCACCACACTGGCGCTGCTGGTCTGGCTCGCCAAGGGCTGGATTGTGCCCATCTACACCGCAACGCCCGAGGTCGCGGCCATCGCGCTGGGCCTGCTGGGCTGGGTCAGCCTCTACCACCTGGCCGATGCCAGCCAGACCGTGTCCATCTTTGTGCTGCGCAGCTACCGCATCACCGTGATGCCCTTGCTGGTGTACTGCAGCCTGCTCTGGGGCGTGGGCCTGTGGGGTGGATTTCAGCTGGCCTACCACGGCATCGCCGGCCGCCCGGCGATGGACTCCCCCATCGCTTTTTGGATGTGTGCGGCCTATGCGCTGGTACTGGCAGCGGCCTGCTTTTTGGTCTTGCTGCAGCGCGTCACCAAAAACGCGGTGCGGCAAAGCGCCTAA
- the phoR gene encoding phosphate regulon sensor histidine kinase PhoR: MLFRIVSFLFFQALGAALGWWLGQLPGALLAAILGAWCWFVVDVWRGNKVVGWLRHGDADSAPQLMGMWGEAADRARRLVRQLQKNEAQSDDRLHQVLTAIQASPNGVVLLDEHSHIEWCNQTACDHFGFNLERDHMQVITNLVRAPEFIGYFNANNFSKDVVMVSPVMRAASPMRMSVQMFPYGGNRKLLLSRDVTSLELADAMRRDFVANVSHEIRTPLTVLTGFIETLQTLPLSAEERTQYLALMSNQAHRMQGLVVDLLTLSRLEGNPPPSLNEWVSVGSLLKRCEEDAHGLARMIAKDGDKPLQLFFPQEDADAGHYELAGAGNELQSALSNLVNNAVRYTPAGGEIRVQFTRQPDGSGRVSVTDTGPGIAPEHIPRLTERFYRLDRSRSRDTGGTGLGLAIVKHVLQRHGAQLQIRSTIGKGSEFSVVFPPSRVRKQLTEELV; the protein is encoded by the coding sequence ATGCTGTTTCGCATTGTCAGTTTTTTGTTTTTTCAGGCCCTGGGCGCGGCCCTGGGCTGGTGGCTGGGGCAGTTGCCCGGCGCACTGTTGGCGGCCATCTTAGGCGCCTGGTGCTGGTTTGTGGTGGATGTGTGGCGCGGCAACAAGGTGGTGGGCTGGCTGCGGCATGGCGACGCGGACAGCGCCCCGCAGCTGATGGGCATGTGGGGCGAGGCGGCCGACCGGGCGCGGCGCCTGGTGCGCCAGCTGCAAAAGAACGAGGCGCAGTCCGATGACCGGCTGCACCAGGTGCTGACGGCCATCCAGGCCTCGCCCAATGGCGTGGTGCTGCTCGACGAGCACAGCCATATCGAGTGGTGCAACCAGACCGCGTGCGACCACTTCGGCTTCAACCTCGAGCGCGACCATATGCAGGTCATCACCAACCTGGTGCGCGCGCCGGAGTTCATCGGCTATTTCAACGCCAACAACTTCAGCAAGGATGTGGTGATGGTCAGCCCGGTAATGCGCGCGGCCAGCCCGATGCGCATGTCGGTGCAGATGTTCCCCTATGGCGGCAACCGCAAGCTGCTGCTCTCGCGCGATGTCACCTCGCTGGAGCTGGCCGATGCGATGCGGCGCGACTTTGTGGCCAACGTCTCGCACGAGATCCGCACGCCGCTGACGGTGCTGACCGGCTTCATTGAAACGCTGCAGACCCTGCCGCTGAGCGCAGAGGAGCGCACCCAGTACTTGGCGCTGATGTCCAACCAGGCCCACCGCATGCAGGGGCTGGTGGTCGATCTGCTGACCTTGTCGCGCCTGGAGGGCAACCCGCCGCCCAGCCTCAACGAATGGGTCAGTGTGGGCAGCCTGCTCAAGCGCTGCGAAGAAGATGCGCATGGCCTGGCACGCATGATCGCCAAGGATGGCGACAAGCCCTTGCAGCTGTTCTTTCCGCAAGAAGATGCCGATGCCGGCCACTACGAGCTCGCCGGTGCCGGCAATGAGCTGCAAAGCGCGCTGTCCAACCTGGTCAACAACGCCGTGCGCTACACGCCGGCGGGCGGCGAAATCCGTGTGCAGTTCACGCGCCAGCCCGATGGCTCGGGGCGGGTCAGTGTGACCGACACCGGCCCGGGCATTGCGCCCGAGCATATCCCGCGCCTGACCGAACGTTTCTACCGCCTCGACCGCAGCCGCTCGCGCGATACCGGCGGCACGGGCCTGGGCCTGGCTATCGTCAAGCATGTGCTGCAGCGCCACGGCGCGCAGCTGCAGATTCGCAGCACGATCGGCAAGGGGTCGGAGTTCAGCGTGGTGTTTCCACCATCGCGCGTGCGCAAGCAGCTGACCGAGGAGCTCGTTTAG
- the phoU gene encoding phosphate signaling complex protein PhoU, with translation MTEKHLSSQFDSELNSISSRVMELGGLVESQIQQAIYALSQFSTEAVARVEEQEKRVNQLEVDIDYELSTIIARRQPTARDLRLLIAFSKATANLERMGDEAHKMARMVGSIIDSGAARSLPTSDLRVAAELASGLLRKTLDAFARLDTTAAVSILKEDDLIDAEFDGFVRKLITYMMEDPRKISPSLDLLFLAKAIERIGDHSKNVAELIIYLVKGIDVRHTTMQEIESSVL, from the coding sequence ATGACGGAAAAACATCTCTCATCACAGTTCGACAGCGAACTCAACAGCATCTCCTCCCGGGTGATGGAGTTGGGCGGCCTGGTCGAATCCCAGATCCAGCAGGCCATCTACGCGCTGTCGCAGTTCAGCACCGAGGCCGTCGCCAGGGTCGAAGAGCAGGAAAAGCGCGTCAACCAGCTGGAAGTGGACATCGACTACGAACTCTCGACCATCATTGCGCGCCGCCAGCCCACGGCCCGTGATCTGCGCCTGCTGATCGCGTTCTCCAAGGCCACGGCCAATCTGGAGCGCATGGGTGACGAGGCGCACAAGATGGCCCGCATGGTCGGCTCCATCATCGACAGCGGCGCCGCCCGCTCGCTGCCCACGTCGGACCTGCGTGTGGCTGCCGAGCTCGCCTCGGGCCTGCTGCGCAAGACCTTGGACGCCTTTGCCCGCCTGGACACCACGGCGGCCGTGTCGATCCTCAAGGAAGACGACCTGATCGATGCCGAGTTCGACGGTTTTGTGCGCAAGCTCATCACCTACATGATGGAAGATCCGCGCAAGATCTCCCCGAGCCTGGACCTGCTGTTCCTGGCCAAGGCGATCGAGCGCATCGGTGACCACTCGAAAAACGTTGCCGAGCTCATCATTTACCTGGTCAAGGGTATCGATGTGCGCCACACCACCATGCAAGAAATCGAATCGAGTGTTTTGTAG
- the rho gene encoding transcription termination factor Rho has protein sequence MHLNELKALHVSEVLKLAEELEIENTGRMRKQELMFAIIKKRAKAGEQVFADGVLEILPDGFGFLRSLDTSFTASTDDIYISPSQVRRFNLHTGDMIEGEVRTPKDGERYFALTKLDKVNGLPPEQNKHKMMFENLTPLFPKEQMRLERDIKAEENITGRLIDIIAPIGRGQRALIVAAPKSGKTMMMQSIAHAITANYPDVHMMVLLIDERPEEVTEMQRSVKGEIIASTFDEPAARHVHVAEMVIERAKRLVEMGQDVVIMLDSITRLARAYNNVVPSSGKVLSGGVDANALQRPKRFFGAARNVEEGGSLTIIATALVDTGSRMDEVIFEEFKGTGNSELHLSRRLYEKRVFPAIELNKSGTRREEMLLAPEILQKTRILRQFMYNMDEIESMELMIKNMKQTKSNVEFFDMMRRGG, from the coding sequence ATGCACTTAAATGAGCTCAAGGCACTGCATGTGTCTGAAGTCCTCAAGCTGGCAGAAGAGCTTGAAATTGAAAATACTGGCCGCATGCGCAAACAGGAGTTGATGTTTGCGATCATCAAGAAGCGAGCCAAGGCCGGTGAACAGGTTTTTGCCGATGGCGTTCTGGAAATCCTGCCCGACGGATTTGGCTTTCTGCGAAGCCTCGACACCAGCTTTACCGCCAGCACCGACGATATCTACATCTCCCCCAGCCAGGTGCGCCGCTTCAATCTGCACACCGGCGACATGATCGAAGGCGAAGTGCGCACCCCCAAGGATGGCGAGCGTTACTTTGCCTTGACCAAGCTCGACAAGGTCAACGGCCTGCCTCCCGAGCAAAACAAGCACAAGATGATGTTCGAGAATCTGACGCCGCTGTTCCCCAAGGAACAGATGCGTCTGGAGCGCGACATCAAGGCCGAGGAAAACATCACCGGCCGCCTGATCGACATCATCGCGCCGATTGGCCGTGGCCAGCGCGCACTGATCGTCGCGGCCCCCAAGAGCGGCAAGACGATGATGATGCAAAGCATTGCACACGCCATCACCGCCAACTACCCCGATGTGCACATGATGGTGCTGCTGATCGACGAGCGTCCGGAAGAAGTGACGGAAATGCAGCGCTCGGTCAAGGGCGAGATCATTGCATCGACCTTTGACGAGCCCGCCGCCCGCCACGTGCACGTGGCCGAGATGGTCATCGAGCGCGCCAAGCGCCTGGTGGAAATGGGCCAGGATGTCGTCATCATGCTCGACTCCATCACCCGCCTGGCCCGCGCCTACAACAACGTGGTGCCTTCGTCGGGCAAGGTGCTCTCCGGTGGTGTGGACGCCAATGCGCTGCAGCGCCCCAAGCGCTTCTTTGGCGCGGCCCGCAATGTCGAAGAAGGTGGCTCGCTCACCATCATCGCCACCGCACTGGTCGACACCGGCAGCCGCATGGACGAAGTGATCTTTGAAGAATTCAAGGGCACGGGCAACAGCGAGCTGCACCTGAGCCGCCGTCTGTATGAAAAGCGCGTCTTCCCGGCCATCGAGCTCAACAAGAGCGGCACGCGCCGCGAAGAGATGCTGCTCGCTCCCGAGATCCTGCAAAAGACCCGCATCCTGCGCCAGTTCATGTACAACATGGACGAGATCGAGTCCATGGAACTGATGATCAAGAACATGAAGCAGACCAAGAGCAATGTCGAGTTCTTCGACATGATGCGCCGCGGCGGCTAA
- a CDS encoding glycine zipper 2TM domain-containing protein has product MSPSNSSSRSLLQRASKLGLALAATSVLAACVQAPPRYDNRYPQGPAPQQQGSYPQQGGYPQQAPYGMEYGTVGNIEELRSQSRSTSGVGAILGAVVGGVLGNQVGGGFGRMAATAAGVAGGAAAGNALEQSSSSGRSTVSGYRIHINLQNGGQRIFDVPNPGDLRPGDRVQINQGQISRY; this is encoded by the coding sequence ATGTCCCCATCGAATTCAAGCTCGCGCAGCTTGCTGCAACGCGCCAGCAAGCTGGGCCTGGCCCTGGCGGCCACCTCGGTGCTCGCCGCCTGCGTCCAGGCACCGCCCCGTTATGACAACCGCTACCCGCAAGGCCCGGCGCCCCAGCAACAGGGCAGCTACCCGCAGCAGGGCGGCTATCCGCAGCAAGCGCCTTACGGCATGGAATATGGCACCGTAGGCAATATTGAAGAGCTGCGCTCGCAGTCGCGCAGCACCTCCGGCGTAGGCGCCATCTTGGGTGCCGTGGTTGGCGGCGTGCTGGGCAACCAGGTGGGCGGCGGCTTTGGCCGCATGGCCGCCACCGCAGCGGGTGTGGCCGGTGGTGCAGCGGCCGGCAATGCGCTGGAGCAGTCGTCGAGCAGCGGCCGCAGCACCGTCAGCGGCTACCGCATCCATATCAACTTGCAAAACGGCGGCCAGCGCATTTTTGATGTGCCCAACCCCGGCGATCTGCGCCCGGGCGACCGCGTGCAGATCAACCAGGGCCAGATCTCGCGCTATTGA
- the trxA gene encoding thioredoxin TrxA — protein MSESLIKHTNEASFEGDVLQPNTNVLVDFWAEWCGPCKQIAPVLEEVSVSYKDKLQIAKVNVDENRAISAKFGIRGIPTLMLFKNGELAATKVGALNKAQLTAFLDEQLA, from the coding sequence ATGTCGGAATCCCTGATCAAGCACACCAACGAAGCCAGCTTTGAAGGCGATGTTCTGCAACCCAACACCAATGTTCTGGTGGACTTCTGGGCCGAATGGTGCGGCCCTTGCAAGCAGATCGCTCCCGTGCTGGAAGAAGTGTCGGTCAGCTACAAGGACAAGCTGCAGATCGCCAAGGTCAATGTCGATGAAAACCGCGCCATCTCGGCCAAGTTCGGCATCCGTGGCATCCCCACGCTGATGCTGTTCAAGAACGGCGAACTGGCTGCCACCAAGGTGGGCGCACTGAACAAGGCCCAATTGACGGCCTTCCTGGACGAGCAACTGGCCTAA
- the pstB gene encoding phosphate ABC transporter ATP-binding protein PstB — MLTKTNAANASALNSKISVRDLNFYYGKFHALKNINLEIPENKVTAFIGPSGCGKSTLLRTFNRMYELYPEQRAEGHIVLDGENLLTSKQDVALIRAKVGMVFQKPTPFPMSIYDNIAFGVKLFEDLSKSDMEERVEWALRKAALWTEVKDKLGQSGSGLSGGQQQRLCIARGIAIKPEVLLLDEPCSALDPISTAKIEELIAELKDDYTVVIVTHNMQQAARCSDFTAYMYLGSLMEFGATEQMFFKPQRKETEDYITGRFG; from the coding sequence ATGTTGACAAAAACCAATGCGGCTAACGCCAGTGCACTGAACTCCAAGATCTCGGTGCGCGACCTGAACTTCTACTACGGCAAGTTCCACGCGCTCAAGAACATCAACCTGGAAATACCGGAAAACAAGGTCACGGCCTTCATCGGTCCCTCGGGCTGCGGCAAGTCCACCTTGCTGCGCACCTTCAACCGCATGTACGAGCTCTATCCCGAGCAGCGCGCCGAAGGCCATATTGTTCTGGATGGTGAAAACCTGCTGACCAGCAAGCAGGATGTGGCCCTGATCCGCGCCAAGGTTGGCATGGTCTTCCAAAAGCCCACGCCGTTCCCGATGTCCATCTACGACAACATCGCCTTTGGTGTGAAGCTGTTCGAGGACCTGAGCAAGAGCGACATGGAAGAGCGCGTGGAATGGGCGCTGCGCAAGGCCGCGCTGTGGACCGAAGTCAAGGACAAGCTGGGCCAAAGCGGCTCGGGCCTGTCCGGTGGTCAGCAGCAGCGCCTGTGCATTGCCCGCGGTATCGCGATCAAGCCCGAAGTGCTGCTGCTCGACGAGCCTTGCTCGGCGCTGGACCCCATCTCCACGGCCAAGATCGAAGAGCTGATCGCTGAGCTGAAAGACGACTACACCGTGGTGATCGTGACCCACAACATGCAGCAGGCCGCGCGCTGCAGCGATTTCACCGCCTACATGTACCTGGGCAGCCTGATGGAGTTCGGTGCCACTGAGCAGATGTTCTTCAAGCCCCAGCGCAAAGAGACCGAAGACTACATTACCGGTCGTTTCGGCTAA
- the dut gene encoding dUTP diphosphatase has translation MIVDLKILDPRMQAQLPQYATPGSAGLDLRACLDAPLTLEPNAWQLVPTGLAIHLRDPGYAAMILPRSGLGHKHGIVLGNLVGLIDSDYQGQLMVSAWNRSSQPFVLEPMERLAQMVIVPVVQASFQVVEDFGDVSERGAGGYGSTGTK, from the coding sequence ATGATTGTTGACCTGAAGATTCTCGACCCCCGCATGCAAGCGCAGCTGCCCCAGTACGCCACCCCTGGTAGCGCCGGCCTGGACTTGCGCGCCTGCCTCGATGCCCCCCTGACCCTGGAGCCCAACGCCTGGCAACTGGTGCCCACCGGCCTGGCCATCCATCTGCGCGACCCTGGTTACGCGGCGATGATCCTGCCGCGATCGGGCCTGGGCCACAAGCATGGCATCGTGCTGGGCAACCTGGTTGGCCTGATCGACAGCGACTACCAAGGCCAGCTGATGGTCAGCGCCTGGAATCGCAGCAGCCAGCCCTTTGTGCTGGAGCCGATGGAGCGCCTCGCGCAAATGGTGATCGTGCCCGTGGTGCAGGCGAGCTTTCAGGTAGTGGAAGATTTTGGCGATGTGTCCGAGCGTGGCGCCGGGGGCTATGGCTCCACCGGCACCAAATAG
- the pstA gene encoding phosphate ABC transporter permease PstA, whose amino-acid sequence MTTGESLIQASDLASQRAAKYRARNRVNQVAIALSLAAMAFGVFWLIWILWETLRLGVGGLSVALVTQMTPAPNEIGGIANAIWGSLVMVTLATFVGTPIGVMAGIYLAEYNKTGWLASVTRFVNDILLSAPSIVIGLFVYSMIVIRFKSFSGYAGVVALALIVIPVVIRTTENMLILVPSSLREAAYALGTPKWKVISMVTLRAARAGVITGVLLAVARIAGETAPLLFTALNNQFWNTDLSKPMASLPVTIFKFAMSPYENWQQLAWAGVFLITLAVLGLNILARSMARQK is encoded by the coding sequence ATGACCACCGGAGAAAGCTTGATCCAGGCATCCGATCTGGCCAGCCAGCGCGCTGCCAAGTACCGAGCACGCAACCGCGTCAACCAGGTCGCGATTGCCCTGTCCCTCGCAGCCATGGCCTTTGGCGTGTTCTGGCTGATCTGGATTCTGTGGGAAACCCTGCGCCTGGGCGTGGGCGGTCTGAGTGTGGCCCTGGTCACCCAGATGACCCCGGCTCCCAATGAAATTGGCGGTATCGCCAACGCCATCTGGGGCTCGCTGGTGATGGTGACCCTGGCCACCTTCGTGGGCACGCCCATCGGTGTGATGGCCGGTATCTACCTGGCCGAGTACAACAAGACCGGCTGGCTCGCATCGGTGACCCGCTTTGTCAACGACATTCTGCTGTCGGCTCCGTCGATCGTGATCGGTCTGTTCGTCTACTCGATGATCGTGATCCGCTTCAAGAGCTTCTCGGGCTATGCCGGTGTGGTTGCGCTGGCGCTGATCGTGATTCCGGTGGTCATCCGTACCACCGAGAACATGCTGATCCTGGTGCCTTCGAGCCTGCGTGAAGCGGCCTACGCACTGGGCACGCCCAAGTGGAAGGTGATCAGCATGGTGACCTTGCGTGCCGCCCGTGCCGGTGTCATCACCGGTGTGCTGCTGGCCGTGGCCCGTATCGCTGGCGAAACCGCTCCGCTGCTGTTCACCGCACTGAACAACCAGTTCTGGAACACCGACTTGTCCAAGCCGATGGCGAGCCTGCCGGTCACCATCTTCAAGTTTGCGATGAGCCCTTATGAAAACTGGCAGCAACTGGCCTGGGCAGGTGTCTTCCTGATCACGCTGGCCGTGCTGGGTCTGAACATTCTTGCGCGCAGCATGGCGCGCCAAAAATAA
- the phoB gene encoding phosphate regulon transcriptional regulator PhoB, protein MKKLPRVLIVEDEPAIAELIAVNLRHNGCLPIWAEDGDAAQRELDAVLPDVILLDWMLPGQSGLSLARKWRADARVKGIPIIMLTARGDEPDKIAGLDAGADDYITKPFSTQELLARIRAVLRRRIPEQVNDSVTIGELVLDAATHRVTFQGELLKLGPTEFKLLHFLMKHAERVHSRSQLLDKVWGDHVFIEERTVDVHVKRLREALGAANVMVETVRGAGYRITGQPQALQRA, encoded by the coding sequence ATGAAAAAACTGCCACGCGTACTCATTGTCGAAGACGAGCCCGCGATTGCCGAGCTGATCGCGGTAAACCTGCGACACAACGGCTGCCTGCCGATCTGGGCAGAGGATGGTGATGCCGCACAGCGCGAATTGGACGCGGTGCTGCCCGATGTGATCTTGCTGGACTGGATGCTGCCGGGCCAAAGCGGCCTGTCGCTTGCGCGCAAATGGCGTGCGGATGCCCGCGTCAAGGGCATTCCCATCATCATGCTGACCGCCCGCGGCGACGAGCCTGACAAGATCGCCGGGCTCGATGCCGGTGCCGATGACTACATCACCAAGCCTTTTTCCACGCAGGAATTGCTGGCCCGCATCCGTGCGGTGCTGCGCCGGCGCATTCCCGAGCAGGTCAACGACAGTGTGACGATTGGTGAGCTGGTGCTGGACGCGGCCACGCACCGTGTCACGTTCCAGGGTGAGCTGCTCAAGCTCGGCCCCACCGAGTTCAAGCTGCTGCACTTTTTGATGAAGCATGCCGAGCGTGTGCACTCGCGCTCGCAGCTGCTCGACAAGGTCTGGGGCGACCATGTGTTCATCGAGGAGCGCACCGTGGACGTCCATGTCAAGCGTCTGCGCGAGGCCTTGGGCGCTGCCAATGTGATGGTGGAGACCGTACGTGGGGCCGGCTACCGCATCACCGGCCAGCCCCAGGCGCTGCAGCGCGCTTAG
- a CDS encoding type B 50S ribosomal protein L31, with product MKEGIHPDYREVLFVDLSNGFKFVTRSCVNTKETDTFEGKEYPLFKLDTSSESHPFYTGTQKSVDNMGGRVERFRNRFGKK from the coding sequence ATGAAAGAAGGCATTCACCCAGACTACCGCGAAGTGTTGTTCGTGGACCTGTCCAACGGCTTCAAGTTTGTGACCCGCTCGTGCGTGAACACCAAGGAAACCGACACCTTCGAAGGCAAGGAATACCCGCTGTTCAAGCTGGATACCTCGTCTGAGTCGCACCCTTTCTACACCGGCACCCAAAAGTCGGTGGACAACATGGGCGGCCGTGTGGAGCGTTTCCGCAACCGTTTCGGCAAGAAGTAA
- a CDS encoding transporter substrate-binding domain-containing protein, whose product MFQKTTNTLAAMAVSATALAALSLPAQAGPRLDAIMQAKVLRVGTPGDYRPFAMKADGKYAGHDIEVVEAMAKELGVKVEYVDTSWPKLMQDLQDNKFDVAVGGITRNVARLSKVQMLPGYAPFGKVALVRAADKDKFTTPESLNQASVRVIKNPGGTNEAYVLQNLKNAQVSTHDKNAEIPGLIAEGKGDAMITETYEALHYSKADPRLYAAYLDKPLTPVNQLGFMLPVDDADYQRVMQFTWDVLALRGVLQQEAQKWLK is encoded by the coding sequence ATGTTCCAGAAGACAACCAACACTCTTGCCGCCATGGCCGTCAGTGCGACGGCGCTTGCGGCCCTGTCGCTGCCTGCCCAGGCGGGCCCCCGGCTCGATGCCATCATGCAGGCCAAGGTGCTGCGCGTAGGCACCCCGGGCGACTACCGCCCCTTTGCGATGAAGGCCGATGGCAAATACGCCGGCCATGACATCGAGGTGGTCGAGGCCATGGCCAAGGAGCTGGGGGTCAAGGTCGAATATGTGGACACCAGCTGGCCCAAGCTGATGCAGGACCTGCAGGACAACAAGTTCGATGTGGCCGTGGGCGGCATCACGCGCAATGTGGCGCGCCTGAGCAAGGTGCAGATGCTGCCGGGCTACGCGCCGTTTGGCAAGGTGGCCCTGGTGCGTGCGGCTGACAAGGACAAATTCACCACGCCCGAAAGCCTGAACCAGGCCAGCGTGCGCGTGATCAAGAACCCTGGCGGCACCAACGAAGCCTATGTGCTGCAGAACCTGAAGAACGCCCAGGTCAGCACGCATGACAAGAACGCCGAGATTCCGGGCCTGATCGCCGAGGGCAAGGGCGATGCGATGATCACCGAGACCTATGAGGCGCTGCACTACAGCAAGGCCGACCCGCGCCTCTACGCCGCCTACCTGGACAAGCCGCTGACCCCCGTCAACCAACTGGGCTTTATGCTACCGGTGGACGATGCCGACTACCAGCGCGTGATGCAGTTCACCTGGGATGTGCTGGCACTGCGCGGCGTGCTGCAGCAAGAGGCGCAGAAGTGGCTGAAGTAA
- the ppsR gene encoding pyruvate, water dikinase regulatory protein, whose amino-acid sequence MHQRTIFFISDGTGVTAETFGRAIMKQFDITTRAVRLPFVDTVDKAHQAVHQINHTAEKEGKKPIVFTTLVEPETVKVVHEHCKGLVMDMFATFVQPLEDELGAKSHHRIGRFTDISESKEYFDRMEAINFSLAHDDGQTNHDLAGADVILVGVSRSGKTPTSLYLAMQFGLKVANYPLIPEDFDRQQLPPALLPYKKKIFGLTIAPERLSQIRNERRPDSRYASLQNCRMEVAEAESMMRRAGIQWLSTTHKSIEEIAAVVMQGLKQDE is encoded by the coding sequence ATGCACCAACGCACCATTTTCTTTATCTCTGATGGCACCGGCGTGACAGCCGAGACCTTTGGCCGCGCCATCATGAAGCAGTTCGACATCACCACCCGTGCGGTGCGTCTGCCCTTTGTGGACACGGTCGACAAGGCCCACCAGGCCGTGCACCAGATCAACCACACAGCCGAGAAAGAGGGCAAAAAGCCCATTGTGTTCACCACCTTGGTCGAACCGGAGACCGTCAAAGTAGTGCATGAGCACTGCAAGGGCCTGGTGATGGACATGTTTGCCACCTTTGTGCAGCCGCTCGAAGACGAGCTGGGCGCCAAGTCGCACCACCGCATCGGCCGCTTTACCGACATCAGCGAGAGCAAGGAATATTTCGACCGCATGGAGGCGATCAATTTCAGCCTGGCGCACGATGATGGCCAAACCAACCATGACCTGGCCGGTGCCGATGTGATTTTGGTCGGGGTCAGCCGCAGCGGCAAGACCCCGACCAGCCTGTACCTGGCAATGCAGTTTGGCCTCAAGGTCGCCAACTACCCGCTGATCCCCGAGGATTTTGACCGCCAGCAGCTGCCCCCGGCCCTGCTGCCCTATAAAAAGAAGATCTTTGGCCTGACCATTGCACCCGAGCGCCTGTCCCAGATCCGCAATGAGCGCCGCCCCGACTCACGCTACGCCAGCCTGCAAAACTGCCGCATGGAAGTGGCCGAGGCCGAGTCGATGATGCGCCGCGCCGGCATCCAGTGGCTGTCGACCACGCACAAGTCCATCGAGGAGATTGCCGCCGTGGTGATGCAGGGACTGAAGCAGGACGAGTGA